The genomic stretch TTGCAGGGCGTCGAGATTGCCGAAAGCGTCGATGGCGGCTGTGCGCGGGGCTTTCCCTTCCGCGATGCCGACCATGTAGTTGCGCAACTGGCCGCTGCGCTCTTCGTTGAAATAGAGATAGTGGTAGAGCGCCCAAGCGCGACCATAGAACGCGTCGAACCGTTTGCCCTTGTTCTTCTCGTAGAGCTCCGGGTCGATCAGCTCCTCCACGCTGACATCCTTGGCAAAAGCGAGCTCCGCCGCACGGTGATAGGCCGGTGCACCGATCTGCAAGCCGCCATCCTTTTCGAACTTGGCTGATGCGAAGAATTCGGCTGCACCTTCGTTGACCCACCGCGGCATGGCATAGGGCGCGGCCGAAATTAGGAAATGGTGCGCATATTCGTGCAGCAGGACCGTGACCGAAAAATCGGTCTCGCGTCCCCGCATGTTGATTTCCGGAACGAAGGCTCGCGAAGCGCCGGCGCGCGGGATGTAGAACCCGGCGACGTTCTTGGCATTCTCTCCGGCAAGCTTGCGGATCTTGCCCTCGCTCCCGACGACGAAAATGGTGACGCGATTGGAGGGGCTGGGTTTCGTATTCTCCCGCATCTGCAGCAGGCTCATCGCCGAATGGTACCGCTCCAGCGCCTCGGCAAATTCCTGCACGTCCTTCGCCCGGTCGTCGGCATAGACGACGAAGTGATCGGACTCCGCCACATGCCAATCGGCCTGCGCCGGAACAGACAAACCGAGCGCAAGCGCAAATCCCAAGCTGAAACGCTTCATATCGACCCCCAATGTCATTCCGCTCGGGTATGACACGGGATCGATAGTATGGAAACTGCAGCCCGAGTTTTATTTCAAGCCGAAGCCCTGTCGATATACCGCCCGACGTTTTTCTCCAGCACATCCATCGGGACATTGCCGCCAAGCACGACCGCGTCGTTGAATGCCTTGAAGTCGTAGGCCGTGCCCAAGGCGGTTTCGGCGCGGGCGCGCTGGTCGACGATGCGGCTGTGGCCGAGCTTGTAGCCGGTCGCCTGCCCGGGCCAGCTGCAGTAGCGATCGACTTCGCTACCCACTTCCTCCGGCTTGCTGCCGTTCTCCTCGACGAAGAAGCGGACGGCCTGCTCGCGGCTCCAGCCCTTGGCGTGGAGTCCGGTGTCGACGACCATGCGGCAGGCACGGAAGGCGAGGCTCTGGAGATAGCCGAGGCGGCCGACCGCGAAGTCGTCATAGGCGCCGAGTTCGTCTGCAAGTTGCTCGCCATAGAGCGCCCAGCCCTCGCTGAATGGGTTGAAGGCGAGGATCGAACGGATGAGCGGCAGGCGATTGGAATATTCGCCTTCCCACACGTGGCCTGGAATGGTCTCGTGATAGGTGAGGTCCGCCAAGTCGTATTTGCGGTGCAGGTCGGTGGTCCGCAGATTGATCCAGAAGCGACCCGGTATTGTGCCGTCCTTGCTGCCCGCACCTCCATAGGCACCCGGTGCGCCGACTTCCTCGGCCGGCGGGATGCGCTTTACCTCCAAATTGGGATCGACCAGCGTCTCGAAGGCGCGCGGCATCTGCGCCTTGATCCAGTTCACCCGGTCCCAGATGAATTCCATGATCTCTTCGCGACCGGGATCGCCCTCCGCGAACTGGTAGCGCGGGTCTGCACCCAGCGCCTGCATGCGATCGCCCACCGAGCCGCTGGTATAGCCGATGCCCCGCAGGATCGGGTCCATGCGGGCGTGCAGCGCTTCCAGCTCTTCGAGGCCCTGGCGGTGAATGTCATCGGCGGAGAGGGTGGTGGTGGTGCTCGAGCGGAGAGCCCAATCGTAGAATTCCTCACCCCGTGGCCGCGCGGAAATGCCCGGCGCATCGGTGGCCACGGCTCGTTCCGTCTTCAACTCGGCCAGCTGGCGGGAAAGCGCCTCGGCAATCGGGCCGCTTTCGAGCGACATTGCCCGATCGGCGCGGTTTTCGGGGAGGTTGCTGGCGTTGAGCTTGGCGCGCAGATCGTCGGCAAACAGCTCGCCTTTTCCGGCGCTGGCGATGGTCTGCTCCATCTGGCCGATCGCTTTGTCGAGCAGGAAGCCCGGCGGCACCACGCCCATGCCGCGGGCAGCACGAATACGCTCCAGCTCTCCGTCGAAAACCGACGGCATCTGCTCCATCCGCTCGATATATGCGTCGGCATCATCGGCATTCGCGACATTATGCGACGACTGCATGAAGCGCGGCAGGGCAAGGTATTCGCCGACGTTCTGGATGACGACATAGGGCGCGGTGCGCCAGTTGCCCACGGGCGTATCGCCATAGGGCAGCTCGAAGCCATCGAGGGCCAGGGCATAGGCGCTTTCGACCACTTCGAAACTGGTCAGCTGATCTGCATCGAGCAGCTCGCGCGGATAGGCGCGGGTCATTTCCAGATCACGGCGCAGCGTGGCGGCATAGGCGGCTTGCCCCTCGGGCGACTGGTCTTCCAGCCGGCTGCGCAGTGCGGCATGGCTGCCGGTATCGACGCCGAGCGAGGTCGCTCGCTCGGGTTCATGGGTGAGGAGGTTGTAGCCGACCTGGTCGAGCCATTCATCGGGCGTCAGGCTTACGGGGGCAGAGGTCCCGTCGGCGGCGTAGGTCGCGCAACCCGATAAGGTGAGTGCAGTTGTCGCGCCTAGCCCGGCGAGGGCCTGGCGGCGGGTGATGTCGTAGCTGTGTGAAGTCATGCCAGCGGTGTGCGCCGCCGGTCAGGGCCTGTCAAATAGGCTGCAGCGAAATCAGTCGCGCAGGTCTGCCGGGACCTTGCCGCCGTTGGCCGCCAGCTCGTTCATCACGCGCTTGTGCAGCCACATATTGTCTTCGGCGCTCCCCGAATAATCCTCGCGGCCCAGTTCCTGCGCCAGCGCCTTGCGGCTTTCGTAGTCGGAATCGATGTTCAGCAGCTTCATCAGATCGACGATAGAGGTGCGCCAGTTCAGCCGGTCTGCGCCAGGCATGGAGTCGAGATGGTTTTCCACGTCGACCACCGGGGTGGCTTTCTTCTCGACGACCGGTGCATTGGCCCAGGCATTGCCGGGATTGGCCTTCGGTGCGCCGGAGGGGGCGGTCTGCGGCGCTTCCTGCGCCTTCGCATCCTTGCCGAAAATCGCGTCCTTGATTTTGCCGAAAATGCTCATGGTCGTCTCCTTTCCCTTGGCAACGGATGGGGTGCGCCCCCGTTCCGCAGTGGAAGCTCGTCGCAAGCTTGCGAGGCGCGCGCGTGGCGCTATGGAAAAGCGATGCTCGATGCCGTCCTTTCGCTCACCGTCCTTGCCGCGATCCTGCTCCTGATCGGTGCCTTCTTCCTATGGCGGCGGACCGGCAATGCGAAGAACGCGCTGCTGATGGTGCTGCTGGCTTTCGTGGCCCTGATGAACGTGGCGATCTGGACGCTGCCCGATGCCGGGGGCGAGGCCCCGCTGGAAAAGCTCGAGCAGGGCGCTCGCTAGGGAGCGTTATTCGGGCAGTTGCCAGAGAACCGAGCCGGTGTAGCTGCCGGCAACCGGCTCGCCATTGCCGCCACGCGCAGGCTCGAAGCGGGCGCGCTTGCTGACGAGGCTGCAGGTCGCCGAATCCAGTTCGCTATGCCCGGTCGAACCGATGACGGTGCAGTTCGACACGCGGCCGTTGGCGGCGATCTCAAGGCGGAATCTGGCAACTCCTGTCAATTCGCGGCGCGCCCAGCTCGAGCGATAGTCGTTGTTCGACAGCCAGCGCCCGGGATCGTTCTTCGGGCGGGCGGGAACCGGCTCGAAGCTGGGCGTGGGAGCGGGCGGTGCGGGTTTCGGCAGCACGATATCGCCGCGTCCCGGTTGCGGGCTGGGGATCGGCGGCGGGATTAAGTCCGTCGTGTCGATAATCGGCGGCGTCGGTTTGAGATCGAGCTTGGGCACCGGGGTGAAGACCGGCGGTACGGTGCTTTCCTTCGGGTCCGCCGTATTTTCCGGCGGCGGAGGAGGTGGAGGCGGCGGGGGGACGTCACGGATATCCTTCGCGGGGAGCCGGGTGATGATATCCGGCATCGCGCCGCTGACCGTCAGCCCGAAAACCAGCAGAGCGCCAACACCGGCGTGAATGGCTACGACTGCGGCGATGCTGCCGACCGACGGTCCGTTCGATTGGGTGATGTAGGACATGGATGTGCTCCTCTTCCAATGCGGGAGACTTTTCTGCGTCTCCTCGTTTGAATAATGTTACAACATTACAATCAACCGTCAAGCTCAATGAGATTTTGTTACATGCGAGGAGGAGCGAGCTACAGAGCGGCAGAGCTCGTTTCTTCGAGGCAATTGAGGGGTGCCCCCCCCCCGTTTTTTTGGCAGTTCATCCTGCGCTGCTGGCTTGCCAGCCAGGCAAAGGTCGCGGATGATGGACTCTCTAGGCTCGCTCTCGCTGGCCGAGATACTCCGTCACTTGATCGGGCAGGCCGGATCGAGGCGGAAGTCGAGATAATTGTCGACCGACTTCATCAGTTCCGCCTGCTCGTTCTCGAAGAAGTGGTTGGCGCGCGGGATTTCCTCGTGATGCACGGTGATGTGCTTCTGCGTGCGCAGCTTTTCGACCAGCTTGGTGACCGAATTGGGCTGCACCACTGTGTCCTGCGCGCCGTGGATGAAGATGCCGCTGGCGGGGCAGGGGGCGAGGAAGGAGAAGTCGTACATGCTCGCCGGAGCGCCGATGCTGATCCAGCCGCGGATTTCCGGGCGACGCATCAGCAGCTGCATGCCGATGAGCGCACCGAAGCTGACGCCCGCGACCCAGGTCACCTGCGCTTCCGGGTGAACCTGCTGCACCCAGTCGAGCGCGCTGGCGGCATCGGACAATTCGCCCACGCCGTTATCGAAGCTACCCTGGCTGCGGCCGACGCCGCGGAAATTGAAGCGCAGCGTCGCGAAGCCGCGGTTGACGAAGGTCTTGTACAGCCGCTGCGTCATCTGCTCGTTCATCGTGCCGCCGCCCTGCGGGTGCGGGTGCAGGATCATCGCCACCGGCGCACGCGGGCGCGGTGCGGGAGAGAAACGGCCTTCGAGACGGCCTTCGGGGCCGGGGAAGATGACGGTCGGCATGGATGGAGTACCTGTCGAATCTGATGGGTCGCGCTGGCCATGGGTGGCGCATGCGAGGTCGCGGGCTATATAGGGTTTCCCCGCGATTTCGCAATAATTTCGAGCCCGTATCATTCCCGAACGCATCTACCTCGATCACGCCGCCACCACGCCGCTGCGCCCCGAAGCGAAAGCGGCGATGGATGAGGGCTTCCGGCTATGGGCCAATCCCAGCTCGCCGCATGCGGAAGGGCGCAAGGCGCGCAGCCTGCTGGAAGACGCGCGCGAGCGGATCAAGGCGGCGCTGGAGTGGGACGGCGAGGTGATCTTCACCAGCGGCGCGAGCGAGGCGGCGCAAGTTGCATTTGATGGAAGTCAATCGACCGAAGGCGCATTCATCAGCACCATTGAGCACTCGGCAATCGATCTAGCAGCCTTCGAAAATCGTAAAGTCCCTGTGCTTGCCGACGGATCGATAAATCTATTCTTGCTCAACAAGGCACTCATCGATGATGAATTGACGCCGAATGCTTTGGAGGTGGGCGTGCTAGATGTCGCTATCCAGCACATCAATTCCGAAACTGGGAACCGTCAGAATATAAAAGATATCCGAACAACGATTGTGGCCGATGAAGATCGGTTAATCGTTGATTGTGCTCAAAGTGCTGGAAAATATCCAATACCGTCTGAGGCTGACATGGCCATCATCTCTGCTCATAAGCTTGGAGGTCCTATCGGAGTGGGAGCTCTACTTGTGAGAGACTTCGCTCAACTCGACCCCTCTGGCGGTCAAGAACGTGGCTATCGGCGCGGGACCGAGAACATGCCCTGCGTTCTCGGCATGGCGGCGGCGCTGGAGGCTTGCACCGATCCCTATGTCGCGCCCGAAGTGCTGGAGCCGCTCGACGCGCTCGCCGATGAGTGCCGAAAGCTTGGCGGCACGTGGCTCTCGGACCGACTTTCCGACCCCACACCCTACATCCGCGCCATCGCCATGCCGAACATGAGCGCCACCGCGCAGGTCATGCGTTTCGACATGGCTGGCATTGCGGTCTCGCAAGGCAGCGCCTGCTCCAGCGGCACGATGAAGACCAGCCGCGTGCTGGAGGCGATGCAAGTCGAACCGGAGGTCGCCGCAAACACCATCCGCGTCTCGCTCGGCTGGAACACCACGAGAGCCGAGGTGGAACGCTTCTGCGAGGTGTGGCTTGAGATGGCGAAAGCATGATCTATCTCGACTACCAGGCCACCACCCCGCTCGCGCCCGAGGCGCGCGATGCGATGCTGCGATGGCTGGACGGGCCGGGCGGCACTGGCTTCGGCAATCCACACAGCCCGCACCGCATGGGCCGACAGGCCAAGGCTGCCATCGAACTGGCGCGCGAGCAGGTCGCGGCTCTGTTTCCGGCAGGCGGCAAGGTGATCTTCACCGGCGGCGCGACCGAGGCGATCAATCTCGCCATCCGGGGGAGCGGGAAAGGCGGCGCGGTATCCATGTCAGCCATCGAACATGCCGCCGTGCTCGATACCGCGCAGGATGCAGGCAAGTGCCATGTGCTCAACGTCGCGAAGAACGGGCAGTGCAACACAAAGCAGGATTTGCCGAGCGACACGCGGCTGGTCTGCCTGATGCAGGTCAACAACGAGATCGGGACGATCCAGCCGACCATCGAATGGCATCGCAAGGCGAAGGAGAACAACGCGCTCTATTTCTGCGACGCGGTCCAAGCCTATGGCCGGATCGAGCTTACCGGTGCGGACATGATTGCCATCAGTGCGCACAAGTTCCACGGACCTAAGGGCATCGGTGCCTTGTGGGTGCGCGAAGGGCTGTCGCTGGACGAGGTCCAGACCGGCGGCGGGCAGGAATTCGGCATGCGCTCCGGCACGTTGTCGCCTGCGCTGATCGCAGGCATGGGCGCCGCCGCGCAAGAGGCGAAGGACCGGATGGAGCAGGATGCCGAGCATGTGCAGAAGCTCTGGAAGCGCGCCACCGAGCTGTTCGAGAACTGGGAGCTCAACGGCAGCGCGGAGGCGCGCTGGCACGGCAATCTCAACATCCGCCCGCGGGGGCCGAACGGCGGCGGGCTCGACGTGAACCGCCTGATGAGCGACGTGCGCGACGTGATGTTCTCCGCCGGCTCGGCTTGCGCTAGCGGATCGGGCCGAACGAGCCATGTTCTCGAGGCGATCGGCCTGCCGAAGAAGCTTGCCAAAGCCTCCATCCGGCTCGGTTTCGGGCGCTACACAACGATGGAGGAAATCGAGCAGGCGGCGGAGAAAATCAACGCTGCGGCGAAAGCGCAGGGCGCGCTGTGAAGGTCGAATTCACGAGCTCCAAGGGCGAGATCGTCACCGCCGAATGCGAGCCGGGCGACAATCTACTGCGTGTGGCCCAGGCCGCCGGTCTGCCGCTGGAGGGGACATGCGAGGGGCAGATGGCCTGCTCAACCTGCCACGTGATCGTCGCGCCCGAATGGTTCGCACGGCTCGATGAAGCCAGCGAAGAGGAAGAGGACATGCTCGACCTTGCAGCAGGCGTCGCGCGGACCAGCCGCCTCTCCTGCCAGATCGACCTGACCGAAGCGCTCGACGGGCTGGCGGTGTCGATCCCCGCCGAAAGCCACGACATGCGGCGGTTTTAACCTTCCGCGTCCATTCGCACTTCACGCTCGCGCGGGAGGAAGGCGGGGGCGGGCTCGTGACCGGCGGCGGCATCGAGGCGTGAGGCGGCGGCAAGCATGTGCTCGCGCAGGCGGCAATGCATGCTCCAGCCCTTCTTCGGATCTTCGGCCCGCACCATGAAGCGCACCGTCATCGCCCGTGCATTCTGCGAGATCACTTCGCAAACCGCATCGTCCGGATCGATCACATCCTCGTCGCTCTGGACGAATTCGCGGAACGGTTCGCGCAGCGCGTCGACATCGGCGCGATTGTCCAGTTCCAGTTCGACATGCATCATCAGGCTCGGGTCCTGTTTGGTCCAGTTCTCGAAGCTGTCGCTGGTGAAATCGCCGAGCGGTGCGATCACACGCCGTTCGTCCCAGGTCCGCAGGCGCAAGTGGGTGAAGCCGATCTTTTCGACATAGCACCACTGCCCGCAGTAATAGATCGCATCGCCGATCCGCGCCGTCTGCGCGAAGGCGATCTGAACGCTGGACATGATGTCGCCCAGCACCTTGCGCGCGGCGAAGACCAGCACGAGGCCGATGACGCCTGCCGAGGCGATGATCGAGAAACCGAGTGTGTTCGAAATATTGCTGGCGACCAGCAGGAAGCCGATTCCCGCCAATAACAGCAAGGCGGTGACGATCCGCCTGATTGCGCTCATCTTGGTGTAGAAGTTGCGGTCCGCGTTATTCTCGGCCGCCTCGAGCTTGTCGGTCCGGCGTGACGTGGCGAAGTCGAACAAATAATCGATCACCGCTAGGGCAATGCCGATGATCGCAGCGAGTATGAGTACCAGCTGCAGGGGGTCGAGCAGGTCCTTGACCGGTCCGGACAGGCGGAAAAACGTCGTTCGGACAAGCGCAAAGGTGCCGGCAAAGGCCAGCAGGGTTGCGGGCAAGTGTACGGCCTGGAGGATGCCGTAGAGCTTCGTGTCCTCGTCCAGCCGGTGCCGCCAGCGATTGATTGCGAAATAGGTCAGAGCTGCAGCAAATGCTGCGACCAGCAGGATCAGCGGCAGGGCGATCACTTCCCACCAGGCGAGTGTCCAGAACGCCTGCTTGCGCAGGGGGGCGGGCAGCGCCTCTTCGAACTTGCTCGGCCCATAGATAGCGTAAAGCTGCGGCACATTGGCGACACTCTGGCGGCTGAACACCCAAAGGGGCTCGCTTCCGGGCGCCTGCACGCGCGCGATCCTGATCGGGACGGTCCGGTTATCGACTTCGAGATAGCCGATTACGATCGAGCGGCGCGCCGCGCCGGCCATCGGGTCCTTGCTCGTCGTGGTTGTGTCGACGGCATCGGGGCGGTCGGGGAGCGAGGCCCAGTCGATGGCGACTGTCCGGTGAAGCAGATCGTAGAGCTTGGCCGCCAGGTCCTGAGGGGAGTCCGCATTCGCCGTCCGATCGACATTGGCGAGGTCGAGCGCAGCCGAGGCCCGCTCCCAATCGCCGCGCTCGCCGGCGGCCATGAAACTCTCCATCAGCCCCATCGGCGTATCGAGCTCGAGCGGGCTTGCCGTCCCGCCGCCGTTCTGCAGCGTTTCGACTTCATACACATAGGGCGAGGAATCCTGCGCCACTTGCCGCTCGGACTGGGCCAGTGCAGGCCCCGCAACGGAAATGGAAAGGGCTGCGATAAGCAGCGCGATTTGTTGCAGAATTTTGTTCCCCATGCCCCGCTCAATGCACGAGCGGGGCCATGGGTCCGGTATGTCAGTCGCTTGCCGGCTGGGGTTCGCCATCGCGCGCTGGCCGCCAGCCATCCTCGCCGATGCCGGTCGAAAGGCCTGCCCGCTTCCACAAACGGACGGCCAGCCAGACGAGCAGGCCCAGCGGCAGTACGACTGTCAGCAGGATCATCAAGACGGCGATCATATTGCCGAGCAACGAAGCCAGTGAGCCCCAAGCGCTGCGGATCGGTTCGGCAAAACCGCCTTCGACCGGGGCGCCCGCCTGATACTCGACGGTCATTGTGCTGAAAGCGACGCGGGCGCGCATTTCCGTGAGCCAACTGCGCGCCTGATCGATTTCCTCGTTGACCTGCGCCACGCCGCGTTCTGCAGCGACCAGCTCGGAGACAGTCCCGCGGCGGTTGCGGAGCACGTCCATCAGACGATCGCGCAGGACCGTGCGGGCTTGCAGCCGCGCTTCGGTATCGACGATCGATTTGGACAGATCTTCGCCCTCGATGGAAGAGGACACCAGCTCGCCCTCCATCCGGCCGGTTGCGGTCGTCAGCGCCTTGCCGAAGGTGCGCGCCTCGCTGCTGCGCACGGCGATGGTCAGACTGCCATAGGCATAGTCCCCTTCCTGCTCACCCTGGTTCATCGAGACGATGCGGCAGGTCTGCGGCCCCTTGGCCTCGCACATATCGGCGTGGCGTTCCTGCAGCGGGCGGATCGTATCGGCCGGTACGCGGAATCCGTAGGCAAAGGTGTACGCGACCTGCGGCATGCCGACGGCAATCGTGCCGCCGGCATTGCCGATGGGCTCGCCTGTTTCGGCCTGACCGGCGCGGTTCACGGCGGGCGGGGGAGGGGGCGGAACTACAGCCACGGGCGGCGGCGCATTCTGCGGCATCGGTTCAATGAAGCCGAAATCGGCCTGCGGAGCCTCGGCAGCAGCTTCGATATCGACTGTCGTCATCCGTTCAGTGACGGCTTGTTGGTCCGAGTTTTCGCCACACGCCGTCAGTAACGCGGCAGCCGAAACTGCGATAAGTAGGTTCCTTTGCATCTAACTCTCCACTCTATCCGCTCCGACCGCCTTATTTATGCCATAATCTGAACACAATCTAAACACAGAGGTAATGTGACAACATATCTATCGCGTGGCAAGCGCGAGTTGGTTGGAAAAACGAAAGCCCCGCCGCATCGCTGCGGCAGGGCTCCCAAGCTCGTTTTGATTTAGAGTGGAGTTAGGCGGTTTCCATCTCGCGCTTTTCGGCGCTTGCGCCGAGCATCTCGATGAGGGCCTTGCTGAATGCCGGAATATCGTCCGGATTGCGGCTCGTGATCAGATTGCCATCGACGACGGCTTCCTGGTCGACCACATTGGCCCCAGCATTCCTCAGGTCGGTACGGATCGAGGGCCACGATGTGACGGTCTTACCCTTCACGATTTCGGCTTCCGCAAGCAACCACGGTGCATGACAGATCGCCGCAATCGGCTTGCCGGCCATGTCGAATTCGCGGACGATCGCGACGGCGCGCTCGTTCATGCGGAGAATATCGGGGTTCATTTGGCCACCCGGCAGCAACAGCGCGTCATAGCCCGAACAGTCGGAAATCTCATCGACCGTCTTCTCTACGGATACGCTCTCGCCCCAGTCCTTCTGGTCCCAGCCCTTGATCTCGCCCTTTTCGAGACTCACCACGGTGGTTTCGAAACCGGCGTTTTCGAGGTTGGCCTTGGGCTTCATCAGTTCGGACTGTTCGAAGCCGTCGGTTGCGAGGATCATGATGCGTTTCGTCATAAGGTATCTCCGTAATGTATGTATGCCCATGCAACGTGTGGGGATGACGCGTCGTTCCGTGCTGACAGGCGAAGCGTGGCTCTGGTAGGGCGGGTGTCATGGCCACTTCCGAACTGGACGATTCCGGCGCCGATCCCTTCGATGCCATCGTCGATGCACCCTTCGATTCCGCGCTGTCCGAGCGCTATCTCGTCTATGCGCTGAGCACGATTACCGCGCGCTCGCTGCCCGACCTGCGCGACGGGTTGAAGCCGGTTCACCGGCGCCTGCTGTGGACCATGCGCCAGCTGAAGCTCGACCCGGCAAGCGGCTTCAAGAAGTCGGCCCGCGTGGTCGGCGAGGTCATCGGCAAATACCACCCCCATGGCGATACCGCTGCTTACGATGCGATGGTCCGCCTCGCGCAGGATTTCGCCCTGCGCTATCCGCTGGTCGAGGGGCAGGGGAACTTCGGCAATATCGACGGCGATAATGCCGCGGCGTACCGCTACACCGAAGCGCGCCTGACTAGGACGGCCATGCGCCTGATGGAAGGCCTCGACGCCGGCACGGTCGATTTCATCCCGACCTACAATAACGAGGAAGAAGAGCCGGAGATCATGCCGGGCCTCTTCCCCAATCTGTTGGCTAATGGCGCCAGCGGGATCGCAGTGGGCATGGCGACGAATATTCCCAGCCACAACGTCGCCGAGATAGTCGATGCGACGCTGGAGGTGATCGACAACCCGCATGTCGAGCATGCCCGGCTGATGGAACTGTTCAAGGGCCCGGACTTCGCCACCGGTGGCGTGGTGCCGGAGAGCGCCGAGACGATCAGCCATGCCTACGAGACCGGGCGCGGGTCTTTCCGCGTGCGCGGCCGCTTCCACGCTAGCGAGGCTGACAAGGCCGAAGATCGGGACGCAGGGATAGAGCGGCTGGGCGGCGGCCAATGGCAGCTGGTGGTGAGCGAAATCCCCTACCAGGTGCAGAAGGGCAAGCTGATCGAGCAGATCGCCCAGCTGATCGCCGACAAGAAGCTGCCGATCCTGGAGGATGTGCGCGACGAGAGCGACGAGAACATCCGCCTCGTGCTCGTGCCGCGCAGCCGCAATGTCGATCCCGAACTGCTCAAGGAAAGCCTTTACAAGCTGACCGATCTGGAGACGCGCTTCGGTCTCAATCTCAACGTGCTCGACCGCACGCGCACGCCGATGGTAATGGGACTGAAGGAGCTGCTGGACAACTGGATTGCCAGCCAGATCGACATTCTCCAGCGCCGCAGCCGCCATCGGCTCGACCAGATCGCCCGGCGGCTGGAGCTGGTCGAAGGCTATATCATCGCCTTCCTCAACCTCGACCGCGTGATCGAGATCATCCGCACCGAGGATGAGCCTAAGGCCGTGATGATGGCTGAGTTCAAGCTCACCGACCGGCAGGCCGAAGCGATCCTCAACATGCGCCTGCGGAGTTTACGCAAGCTGGAAGAGATGCAGCTTCGCGAAGAGCGCGACGAGCTGCTGAAAGAGCAGGAAGA from Qipengyuania profundimaris encodes the following:
- a CDS encoding mechanosensitive ion channel family protein; the encoded protein is MGNKILQQIALLIAALSISVAGPALAQSERQVAQDSSPYVYEVETLQNGGGTASPLELDTPMGLMESFMAAGERGDWERASAALDLANVDRTANADSPQDLAAKLYDLLHRTVAIDWASLPDRPDAVDTTTTSKDPMAGAARRSIVIGYLEVDNRTVPIRIARVQAPGSEPLWVFSRQSVANVPQLYAIYGPSKFEEALPAPLRKQAFWTLAWWEVIALPLILLVAAFAAALTYFAINRWRHRLDEDTKLYGILQAVHLPATLLAFAGTFALVRTTFFRLSGPVKDLLDPLQLVLILAAIIGIALAVIDYLFDFATSRRTDKLEAAENNADRNFYTKMSAIRRIVTALLLLAGIGFLLVASNISNTLGFSIIASAGVIGLVLVFAARKVLGDIMSSVQIAFAQTARIGDAIYYCGQWCYVEKIGFTHLRLRTWDERRVIAPLGDFTSDSFENWTKQDPSLMMHVELELDNRADVDALREPFREFVQSDEDVIDPDDAVCEVISQNARAMTVRFMVRAEDPKKGWSMHCRLREHMLAAASRLDAAAGHEPAPAFLPREREVRMDAEG
- a CDS encoding DUF885 domain-containing protein — encoded protein: MTSHSYDITRRQALAGLGATTALTLSGCATYAADGTSAPVSLTPDEWLDQVGYNLLTHEPERATSLGVDTGSHAALRSRLEDQSPEGQAAYAATLRRDLEMTRAYPRELLDADQLTSFEVVESAYALALDGFELPYGDTPVGNWRTAPYVVIQNVGEYLALPRFMQSSHNVANADDADAYIERMEQMPSVFDGELERIRAARGMGVVPPGFLLDKAIGQMEQTIASAGKGELFADDLRAKLNASNLPENRADRAMSLESGPIAEALSRQLAELKTERAVATDAPGISARPRGEEFYDWALRSSTTTTLSADDIHRQGLEELEALHARMDPILRGIGYTSGSVGDRMQALGADPRYQFAEGDPGREEIMEFIWDRVNWIKAQMPRAFETLVDPNLEVKRIPPAEEVGAPGAYGGAGSKDGTIPGRFWINLRTTDLHRKYDLADLTYHETIPGHVWEGEYSNRLPLIRSILAFNPFSEGWALYGEQLADELGAYDDFAVGRLGYLQSLAFRACRMVVDTGLHAKGWSREQAVRFFVEENGSKPEEVGSEVDRYCSWPGQATGYKLGHSRIVDQRARAETALGTAYDFKAFNDAVVLGGNVPMDVLEKNVGRYIDRASA
- a CDS encoding alpha/beta hydrolase, whose protein sequence is MPTVIFPGPEGRLEGRFSPAPRPRAPVAMILHPHPQGGGTMNEQMTQRLYKTFVNRGFATLRFNFRGVGRSQGSFDNGVGELSDAASALDWVQQVHPEAQVTWVAGVSFGALIGMQLLMRRPEIRGWISIGAPASMYDFSFLAPCPASGIFIHGAQDTVVQPNSVTKLVEKLRTQKHITVHHEEIPRANHFFENEQAELMKSVDNYLDFRLDPACPIK
- a CDS encoding cysteine desulfurase family protein, which translates into the protein MDEGFRLWANPSSPHAEGRKARSLLEDARERIKAALEWDGEVIFTSGASEAAQVAFDGSQSTEGAFISTIEHSAIDLAAFENRKVPVLADGSINLFLLNKALIDDELTPNALEVGVLDVAIQHINSETGNRQNIKDIRTTIVADEDRLIVDCAQSAGKYPIPSEADMAIISAHKLGGPIGVGALLVRDFAQLDPSGGQERGYRRGTENMPCVLGMAAALEACTDPYVAPEVLEPLDALADECRKLGGTWLSDRLSDPTPYIRAIAMPNMSATAQVMRFDMAGIAVSQGSACSSGTMKTSRVLEAMQVEPEVAANTIRVSLGWNTTRAEVERFCEVWLEMAKA
- a CDS encoding cysteine desulfurase family protein, producing MIYLDYQATTPLAPEARDAMLRWLDGPGGTGFGNPHSPHRMGRQAKAAIELAREQVAALFPAGGKVIFTGGATEAINLAIRGSGKGGAVSMSAIEHAAVLDTAQDAGKCHVLNVAKNGQCNTKQDLPSDTRLVCLMQVNNEIGTIQPTIEWHRKAKENNALYFCDAVQAYGRIELTGADMIAISAHKFHGPKGIGALWVREGLSLDEVQTGGGQEFGMRSGTLSPALIAGMGAAAQEAKDRMEQDAEHVQKLWKRATELFENWELNGSAEARWHGNLNIRPRGPNGGGLDVNRLMSDVRDVMFSAGSACASGSGRTSHVLEAIGLPKKLAKASIRLGFGRYTTMEEIEQAAEKINAAAKAQGAL
- a CDS encoding energy transducer TonB is translated as MSYITQSNGPSVGSIAAVVAIHAGVGALLVFGLTVSGAMPDIITRLPAKDIRDVPPPPPPPPPPENTADPKESTVPPVFTPVPKLDLKPTPPIIDTTDLIPPPIPSPQPGRGDIVLPKPAPPAPTPSFEPVPARPKNDPGRWLSNNDYRSSWARRELTGVARFRLEIAANGRVSNCTVIGSTGHSELDSATCSLVSKRARFEPARGGNGEPVAGSYTGSVLWQLPE
- a CDS encoding DUF3597 domain-containing protein, with amino-acid sequence MSIFGKIKDAIFGKDAKAQEAPQTAPSGAPKANPGNAWANAPVVEKKATPVVDVENHLDSMPGADRLNWRTSIVDLMKLLNIDSDYESRKALAQELGREDYSGSAEDNMWLHKRVMNELAANGGKVPADLRD
- a CDS encoding 2Fe-2S iron-sulfur cluster-binding protein produces the protein MKVEFTSSKGEIVTAECEPGDNLLRVAQAAGLPLEGTCEGQMACSTCHVIVAPEWFARLDEASEEEEDMLDLAAGVARTSRLSCQIDLTEALDGLAVSIPAESHDMRRF